One region of Geovibrio ferrireducens genomic DNA includes:
- a CDS encoding DMT family transporter: MKINYSNPHFLMLLYTVLVSGSFHIGHVLVNYMDSTVLTFVRFLLGSVLFGVYVFPRYKVRLPSLSDLARYFAISASMIFYFWAMFEALRYTTPLNTAITYTVVPLFSAVYGIFLLKERVSFVKFAVLFAAMLGAVWVIIDGSLSRLAELDFNKGDLIFLAGCLCIGLYSPLSKKLHKTEPMPVLTLWTMITGTVWLLLIANVKILKINFSALDTAFFAGVAYITVFATIATFFIVQYSSKKLPVSEVMSYIYLTPVFVIIIQALIGKRLPHTAVIPGVAASVVATFYFLRS; the protein is encoded by the coding sequence ATGAAAATTAATTACAGCAACCCCCATTTCCTGATGCTTCTGTACACCGTTCTTGTTTCAGGCTCGTTCCATATAGGCCATGTACTTGTAAATTATATGGATTCCACAGTGCTTACCTTTGTGCGGTTTCTGCTGGGTTCCGTGCTTTTCGGGGTGTATGTTTTTCCGAGGTACAAGGTAAGGCTTCCCTCCCTGAGCGATCTTGCGCGGTATTTCGCCATAAGCGCCAGCATGATCTTCTACTTCTGGGCGATGTTTGAGGCTCTGCGCTACACGACTCCGCTGAACACAGCAATAACCTACACCGTGGTTCCGCTGTTTTCCGCTGTTTACGGAATTTTCCTGCTGAAAGAGAGGGTTTCATTTGTGAAGTTCGCTGTGCTGTTCGCCGCTATGCTTGGCGCTGTGTGGGTTATTATAGACGGTTCGCTCTCAAGGCTTGCGGAGCTTGATTTTAATAAAGGAGATCTAATCTTCCTCGCAGGCTGTCTGTGCATCGGGCTGTATTCGCCGCTTTCCAAAAAGCTTCATAAGACTGAGCCCATGCCTGTGCTGACACTGTGGACGATGATAACCGGAACTGTATGGCTGCTTCTGATAGCGAATGTGAAAATACTTAAAATCAATTTCTCTGCGCTGGACACAGCCTTCTTTGCAGGTGTGGCGTACATCACTGTTTTTGCCACCATCGCCACTTTCTTCATAGTGCAGTATTCCAGCAAGAAGCTCCCGGTGAGCGAGGTTATGAGCTACATATACCTCACCCCCGTATTCGTGATAATAATACAGGCTCTCATAGGAAAGAGACTGCCGCACACGGCGGTGATACCCGGTGTTGCGGCCTCGGTTGTTGCAACCTTCTATTTTCTGCGCTCCTAA
- a CDS encoding sensor domain-containing diguanylate cyclase, with the protein MAVSVKSKLITILCFILFTGFLCVNLINYFSVKKTMRENEIYGSLPLTRDNIYTEIQRDLMRPVFVSSLMAHDTFLKDWVLEGEQSTGMVEKYLQEIKNKYGFFTAFFVSEKSGKYYYHDGVLKRIKMGDEHDVWYYNFKALYKDYDIVIDENQAEENTLTVFINHRLNDYNNNLLGVTGVGLELQRITNLLSAYQVKYDRDIYLVDREGNIQMHPGGKTLADNIYNEEGLRDVAKDALTVSEISGFYEYDRGGDNIFLTVRYIEELDWFLFVENNQSKSLEGLRKNLWQNMFLGFFVSILVILINIFTVNFFQSRLEKMASTDELTGLLNRRAFENEFRRAEAFAERNGTAFSIILFDLDGFKAINDTCGHGTGDEILKKVTATAIEKIRQVDIFARWGGDEFIILAYGGEEIAVAIAERIRAGINLISCGGAPKVTVSCGVSKYIPGESMDSLIKRADEALYEAKKTGRDKVTSA; encoded by the coding sequence ATGGCTGTTTCCGTTAAATCCAAGCTTATCACTATTTTGTGCTTTATTCTTTTCACAGGTTTCTTATGCGTTAATCTCATTAATTATTTCTCAGTAAAAAAGACCATGCGTGAGAATGAAATATACGGTTCTCTCCCCCTCACGAGGGATAACATTTACACAGAGATTCAGCGGGATCTTATGAGGCCTGTTTTTGTTTCCTCTCTCATGGCGCACGACACCTTTCTTAAGGACTGGGTTCTGGAGGGCGAACAGAGCACGGGAATGGTGGAGAAATATCTCCAGGAGATAAAGAATAAGTACGGCTTCTTCACCGCCTTCTTCGTTTCCGAGAAAAGCGGAAAGTACTATTACCACGACGGTGTTCTGAAAAGAATTAAAATGGGTGACGAGCATGATGTCTGGTATTACAACTTCAAGGCACTGTATAAAGACTACGATATAGTTATAGATGAAAATCAGGCGGAGGAGAACACCCTCACGGTTTTTATCAACCACAGGCTGAATGACTACAACAATAATCTCCTCGGCGTTACCGGAGTGGGGCTTGAACTCCAGCGTATAACAAACCTTCTCAGCGCTTATCAGGTAAAATACGACCGCGACATATACCTTGTGGACAGGGAGGGGAACATACAGATGCACCCCGGCGGCAAAACCCTTGCTGATAACATATACAATGAGGAAGGGCTCAGGGATGTGGCTAAGGATGCCCTGACCGTCAGTGAAATATCAGGCTTTTATGAATACGACAGGGGAGGGGACAACATATTCCTCACTGTGCGCTATATTGAGGAGCTGGACTGGTTCCTTTTTGTGGAGAACAACCAGAGCAAGTCTCTTGAAGGTCTGCGCAAAAACCTGTGGCAGAACATGTTTCTGGGCTTTTTCGTGAGCATTCTTGTTATTCTCATAAATATTTTTACCGTTAATTTTTTCCAGAGCAGGCTTGAAAAAATGGCTTCGACCGATGAACTCACCGGACTGCTGAACAGGCGCGCTTTTGAAAATGAATTCCGCAGGGCGGAGGCCTTCGCGGAGAGAAACGGAACCGCATTTTCCATTATTCTTTTTGATCTGGACGGCTTCAAGGCGATAAACGATACCTGCGGACACGGCACAGGGGACGAGATACTTAAGAAAGTAACTGCCACAGCCATTGAGAAGATCCGTCAGGTGGATATTTTTGCCCGCTGGGGAGGGGATGAGTTCATAATCCTTGCCTACGGCGGAGAGGAGATAGCCGTTGCCATAGCGGAAAGGATAAGGGCAGGGATAAACCTCATAAGCTGCGGCGGCGCACCGAAGGTAACGGTAAGCTGCGGCGTGTCAAAATACATTCCGGGCGAAAGCATGGACAGCCTCATAAAAAGGGCGGACGAAGCCCTTTACGAGGCAAAGAAGACAGGAAGGGATAAGGTAACCAGCGCTTAG